The window ATCCGCGAGGCCTCTCTCATTCCTCTGTGTCTAATGCATTCTGGGTCATTAGAGGAACCCTTTGAAATATCTTCTGTGGATATTTCCCACCAGAGgctcagaccacacacacacgcacacacacacacacacacacatctactgaCTCTGCACTACGCATCCTCAAAGTAAGGATTGGACCAGTACCACATCATTGGGAACAATCCCTGGTGTTTGGTCGTGTTTCCCTGATCAAGCCTAGAATAGATCCCTCAAGTGAAATtcctagaaacacacacattcacacacacgatGGACAACCCCGTCACgctgagcgcgtgtgtgtgtgtcggcagaCGCGAGACGTGCTGTGGCAGCAGTGCGCCATCCAGATCACCCACGCCATCCAGTACGTGGTGGAGTTTGCCAAGCGGATCTCGGGCTTCATGGAGCTGTGTCAGAACGACCAGATCCTTCTCCTCAAGTCAGGTGAGAGGGAGCGGGCAGGGCGTGGCGTTTGTCGTACGGTTTGTTGAAACATACCGTGCTTTTCACCATTCTATAAAATATCATGATGAAGTCAAACCGGGTGTTGTTGTTTGAATCGGATGTGCTGAGTGGCAGGGTAGTCTGGTCGATGAAATACCTGAGGCTCCAATCGACAATGTTTTTCATATGTAAGCTGTCGAAGATGAATCAATGGCGAGGAGCGTTCGTCCAAACGTCATCCCCTtattttctgctctctctcaaacccctcatctctctctctctgtctctctctcactacctctctgtttctctctctctctctgtttctctctctccaggttgtCTCGAGGTGGTTCTGGTCAGAATGTGCCGGGCCTTCAACCCCCTCAACAACACGGTGCTGTTTGAGGGGAAGTACGGAGGGATGCAGATGTTCAAAGCTCTAGGTAACGGAGCTCCCTCCATCTACTGTGCTTGGCTTCATCTGAACACTAGTCATGGGTGAAAACGTCACGATGATCACACTCATTCACCGAGCAtccttcctctacctccctccttcccttcccttctctctcggcGTCATGCATCCTTTTTCCtttactctccctccctctctccttctctcttcttctccctcccgctctccttctccctgcctctctccttctctctccttctccctccctctctccttctctctccttctccctccttctctccttctctctcctccctccctctctccttctctctccttctccctccttctctccttctctctttttctctctccttatctcttcttctccctccctctctccttctctcttcttctctttccttatctcttcttctccctccctctctccctccaggttgCGACGACCTGGTCAGTGCCGTGTTCGACTTTGCCAAGAGCCTGTGCTCCCTCCAGCTGACCGAAGAGGAGATCGCCCTGTTCTCCGCGGCGGTGCTCATCTCCACAGGTCAGCTAGCAGCCCCCtacccatcacctccacacaccatcacctccacacacacaccatcacctccacacacacaccatcacctccactaacacacaccatcacctccacacaccatcacctccacacacccacacacacccaccatcacctcctctctgcGATGGACTTCTAGAAGTTGCCGTGTACAGCTCCCGGGGTGGTGAGCCGTGTTAGCCAACGTGTGCTTCCGTGTCTCTCCCCCGCCAGACCGGCCGTGGCTGATGGAGCCCAGGAAGGTGCAGAAGCTCCAGGAGAAGATCTACTTTGCCCTGCAGCACATCATGCAGAAGAACCACATGGACGAGGACGCGCTAGCCAAGGTAGGGTGACCTCTGCCCACCCTCCGCAGATGGCCATGACATCCAGGAGATCCTGGAGACCATCACACCTGTCCGTGTCGGGCTTCTCCGCGAAGGAACAGGCCGAAGTAGGTTCTAAACAtcatcttcctgtctctcctcctcctcctcctcctcctctccctcctcctcctcttcctcttcctcctccgcaGCTGATTGGTCGGATCCCGACGCTGTCGGCCCTGTGCACGCTGCACACCGAGGAGCTCCAGGCGTTCCAGCAGCTGCACCCGGAGACGGTCAACGTGCTCTTCCCCCCGCTCTACAAAGAACTCTTCAACCCCGACGCCAACATGGCCGCCATCACCCTGCCCAAATGACCGCTCCCGCCCGTGAGCCGAGCGAGCGCGGAAGACCACGCGGACAACGACGCCGCGACCGAGCCGTCACCGTGacaaccagccccccccccccccccccccaaacagccGCCAACACTAGGAATGTCCAGCACTTATCCCACCCCGGTCACCGATACAGTCTGAAGAATGTATATAAAACAAACACTCTGTGGCTACTCTTCCTGAACTGACCTGAAATGTACAGACTTTAACTAGCGatttttaagctgtcttttcaAATTGGGTAAGTTTCATTGGTAAGTTTGTTTATCTTGGAACTTTtattatttgatttgattgttcCTGTTCGGGACTGAATACCCCatctgtgtgggtttgtgttctTTTCTTGTCTGATAGTTTCATGTGTACAGAATTTGTAAAGTTGAAATGAGACTTATTATTGGGAACTACCGGGGGTTGATCTTGGTTTGTTGATAAAGCCTTGTCTGGACTCTGTTAATACGTAGAGAAGGGTTTAGCATCCTTCCAATGACAACCATAGAATTTAAACAAAGGATttctaaaaagaaaaaaaagaacaatggcCACTTACAAGGTGattatatatacataaatattctattttacgAGAAGAAAAAAGATACTTTTGGCAGATCTGCCGTCTTGTCAATAATTGTTTTTTGCTGCAATAATTCCGCCCCTAAAAGCTGGGCTGCTATCGAACAATCAGAACCGTCCAATCAGATGAAGGAGGACCTCTTTGCtgccctgtctgtttcccacattcatctgctccacccccacctccctccacccttcctcatCCACTCACGTGTTGGTGTGAATCTCAATACTCAAATGTAGCTGACTTCCCTGAAAAGCATCTCATTCCTCAAATGTAGCTCCCTTTCTCTATAGGACTCTGAGATGGTCAGGTGAATCTATGTAGCACCTGTGAACTTACATGAACTTAGATGAAGGAACGATGACAAGAAAATGAAAAATGGGTCTCCAGCCTAGCCCCCCAAGCCTAGCCCCCCAAGCCTAGCCCCCCTCAGCCTAGCCCCCCTCAGCCTAGCCCCCCCAAGCCTAGCCCCCTCAGCCTGGCTCCCCAAGTCTTCAAATGAAGGACAAACGAGAAGAGTCTCACCTTTGAGTTCTTGTTGCTCCCCACCACATTTTGCACAGCCCTCCATGCTGACCCCAACCCTTCTGCTGTGTACTAAACAGAGGTGCACTTGTTCggaaacaggaagtagagagGTGTAACAGTTCTGGAACAGGAAGTAGAAACCCGACCACTTCTTATGTTGTACTGAAGCAGCTAATGTCATCAACTGTAATGACTGCTAATTAACAACATTGGGTGATTGGAATCATTTGGCTCAGTGCATTCTGGGGGGAAAAATACACAATCCTGTTTTCACTTGCTGAACCTTAACTTCTGCTAGTATTGTACGTAGTCGGACTACAAGGAGCCACATCTTTCActgcctttcccctcctcttcctcctccgaaCACCGCTAATGGCAGGTCAGTCAGTAAACCAGAGAGCACAATATGGACATGTCCGGGTTTCTTTCACGACGTCAATATTCAATTAGCATTTCTCTCAGAGTACTGAGGGGTATTTGAATACATTCCCTATTATGGGATGTGTCTCAGACTTGTACAGATACTGAACACACTTTCCTTAAGCCCTGTTACCGTGACGATAAGAGGGTAAACGAACAAGCTCCGTGAAAACCTTTGCCATTTCTAGTTGCAATACTTTATTTAACCTCTATAGAAAGCTGTGATTGACAATCCCTTAGTGAGTCCTTGTATATATTTTAAACATTTTGTTAGTTTTAATTTGATATTTATTGACTCCAGTAGATTAATTTTTTTTCATTGTCAgtgattaaaaaaaagatattAATAAACATCTGGCCACTGTGAAGGTTGAAGGTTTGTGTCACTTTGGGGTATAAGTCATTCGGAGATGTCATGTGCATCTCAGGAGGAGTTCTGATTGTATGCCACAGTTTACCACAGTAAGGAGCGTGAGTAATCCCACTAACTATTATTTGACATTTCAATGAGTGCAGTTCTGCACTTCACCACTAGAGGCTCCTCCAGCTCAGCTCTGCCAGTCTAAGCTCCGGCAGAGCTATGTTATGATCCGGTTCCTACGAATCTAGTCAAAGACAAGATTCCATAATGTGCGACACAGTGGCCAGAATGATGTTTATCTATATCTGGTGGGCCCATTGCAGagcccacccaccccacaccccacccccaccccccccccccattccccacCCACCTTCCCAACCCCTCACAGTCTACCACCATCATAGACAGACATCCATCATGCCCCCTGCACCCCTCTtggtctcctcccccccccccccctcccctggcccaGCCGAAAGGTCAGTGGCCAGTTGAAGACAATCACTTGCGTCTAGATGCACTACAAATCGTCTCAGGAAGCAgctcttcttcttgtctttgcaTTGAGAAAAAGAGGCCGTTTTCATACGTCTCATTTGCTGGTGGCTCCCAGTGACGGAACCTGCCCAGACAaggctttggtgtgtgtgttgtgtgtgtgtatgttgtgtgtgtgtgtgtgtgacgggggaCATGAATTCACTGTCCAAGTCCATTTTGAGTCCATATAATGGGTTGTGTCATTCACACACGATAATCCCAGAGAAAAACAAACGTTTGAAGTAAAAACGACTCCCATTTTTAAGTGTGCTGCTTTAAAACTAGGAAGACAGACAAGCCGGCCAGACAGTGAATTCAACCCAGCCCTGCTAGGTGAAAGTACTGTGTTTGTTCATGATCTCTCCCTTGGCTAGACTGTGAATTAGGGGGGTGGGACAGGGATGGTCCTCTTAAGTGACGAAGCAACACTGTAAGGTACTGTAGCAATAACCGGAAGCATTTAAGGACTACTGTCACGTTTGCATTGTaagattattttttattttatgactACTATTGTTgttacaattattattattattattgttgttgttattattattattattatgactaCTATTGTTCTATTTCTAATAGCCTATCGTTGTTCTGTTTATCTTTGCATGCTGTTTCATCATGACAATGAAACgttgtgggcggggggggggggggggggggggggggttgggggaggggagtttggggggggcggggactttgtgttttcttcctctgcagtgctgtgcagggtgggagggcggatggggagggtggtggggggtgagtACAGCAATGTGAGGTCGGGGGTTGTTACATTCTGAATGTTATGGAGTAGcagcttcagtgtgtgtgtgtgtgtgtgtgtgtgtgtgtgtgtgtgtgtgtgtgtgtgggggcggggggttaCAACGCGTCCCTTTTTTACTCCCGTCatcacagaggtcagaggtcgccGAGTGTACACAGGAAGTGGTCATCGTCACCCAGTGAGACAAAGACCGCCCAGACCAAGTGCGCTAACATTTTATATACTTGTACGTCCGAAGCATTTCTTACACTTAGTCAAATAcacaccatccctccctccatagagaacctgtgagtgtgtgtgtgtatgaagtgtgtgtgtgtattagagagcgtgagagagtaTGGAGTATCTTTGTTCTACCTATGCTTTGTGAAGTTTCTTACTGCATTTCACATGCGTGCAATTGGAGTAGTGTTGAATTTGTTAATTTATTGATTAGAATGTCTTTGCGTCCCTGGGGAAAGAAGAACAAGATAAATGTAGCATTTGTAACCAAAAACCCTTACAAAGGTACTTGGGCTACAGCAACTCTTTTACAGGACTAACAAAataaaaggaaaaaaggaaaaaaaagacatatatatttaaaataacaaaaacatgaGGAAAAAAACTGTTTATTCAAGTGCcatagttagagagagagatggaactgGACTGGTGACATGGGGCATAGATGCTTTATTGTGTATGTTTACTTGAGAACCAATCAAAAAATGGGAATTTTCGAAGCAAGTGCGAGTTTGATTACATTACCTATTGCTTGTTTGTTGGTTTATGTGTTTGTATGATCGCTTTTACACTTGGTGAGAGGCCTCTGAACTCTGAACTTTGGACACCATCCCGACCCTTCCCAGCTCACATGTAGCAATGGCCAATAAAACGACACAGACtcacactctgtgtgtgtgtgtgtgtgtgtgtgtgtatgtgtgtgtgtgtgtgtcaggtaggAGTCAGGTGGTGTCCAGAGATCAGATTGTTAGGTCTTCTCATGTCTCCTTCCAGATGTAAATATGAAGTGAAGGTCTGAAgtgatttattttcttttttttttgttaaattCTATATTTTATGGCTTTTGTAGACATTTCTTTGTGGgaggaaaaataaagaaaatgttatGGATGCATTTCTGTCTCATTATTGTTCCTATTTCCATAgttttttcataaaaacatttgtGCTGAATAAAACCttgaatacattttatttatttaagtgagtgagtgaatgactCATAAACCCCCCTATTTGGCACAATCAATAACACTTAGTGAGATGACTGAGACCAGTGACAGATCGGATTCCAAAGCTCTAATTCAAGGAACAGTTAGACCTTCATAAGGACCCCCATGCAGCAACACAAGCATAGAGgaccatgtactgtacatgtgtacTCATTATAATGATGTCATACACCTTAAATGGTATACCATATATTCGGTCACACATCCTACAGATGGATCTGAAGTGCCATAGCACTGACATGGTTGTCACCGTGGCAGCATGGACAGCTCTGTGTTCAAACCAAACAAACGTGCTACGTCACTATGTCAAGGGAGTGTATCATTAGCTCAGTAAACAAGAAATCTCTTTTTGCATAAAACTTGGGGCACTATGACCCAGAAACACATACTGctcacccaccctccccccgTTCCTAACTGTCAAAGACAGCCCTGGTGATTCAGACTAGAAGGAGATGTGTTTAGATTTGCCTGAGAAGGTGGTTTAACAAGGATCTCCAACCATCTAACACTACCCTTAACCTATACTCTCACACTAACCTTAACGttaacacatacaaacagtaaCACAAACCTAAACCCATGCCTCAACCCAAACGTCAACACTGAACCCGTTATAACACTGCTGACGCAGATGAAATGACCCCTGCTCTgataattacattacatttagtcatttagcagacgctcttgaccagagcgacttacagtaagtacagggacattcccccgaggcaagtagggtgaagtgccttgcccaaggacacaacgtcatttggcacggctgggaatcgaaacaacaaccttctgattaatagcctgactcgAATGGGGCCAGAAGTTACACCCTGGTCACAGCCTCGTCAATGCCCTTCTCCACCTtggtctcttcctccccctccctcctcctcctcctcctccaactcatcctcatccctctcatccaccacctccttgtcctcctccacgtcctcgatctcctcctcctccacctgctccacatCCTTCTCGTCcacttcctccaccacctccttgtcctcctcctcctccacgtcctccatctcctccacctgctcctcatccttctcgtccacttcctccaccacctccttgtcctcctcctcctcctccacgtcctccatctcctcctcctccacctgctcctcaccctcctcccccgtccCTTCCTCTTCGTCCTCGTCCTCCGAGGCCCGCCGCGTCATCCAGCCGTCGTccgcactcctcctcctcctcagatctGACAACAGGAAACATCCGTGAGGAACGTTCCTCCCTCCCCGCCGAGGAGGACCGTcggcagggcagggaggaaggCCAGAGAAGGCGCATGAATAATTTGGTTTGATTTGatgcgggggggtgggggagggaatcTTGGAGGGAACGCAAGAAGGAGAAGGatagggaagaaaaaaagaaacggAAGAAAAAACAAAGCACCTTTGAAATATCAAACGCCAGCACGGCAGAATGTTTACGCGCCGtgctggtttgtttgtttgtttttgatcGAGTTTCCAAGGCGAGGGCCTTCTCCCTCAAGACGCTGGTCTGGTGCGTCTCCACTCTACCCAGAGACTGTAATTAATAACTAATCAAAGCTAATGTCTCCACAGTACATCGTTAGCACAAAGCCCTGTTTAATACGTAATCAAAGTCAGCGCTCTGGCCCCTCCCTCCGCTGCCTTTGCCTTGTTGTCGCGGCAATAAGCGGTTGCCTCCACTTAATGAGCTGGTTGTTCTTGggttgggagagggggggggggggggggttgtattcCCGAAAACAAAGCTCTCGAGTGATGACAttgaggtgacacacacacgcgcgcgccagagtgtggaaggggggggggggggggggggggggggggcgggtaagAGCAggcacacgtgcgcacacacagaaaagcacaaaggaggtgtgtgtgcatatgtatatgtgggcgtgtgtatgtgtgtgtgtgtgtgtagatgtgagtgtgtgtgtgtgtgtctgtgtcctgacCTGTGAGGCCCAGGCGGTGACAGCAGGTGTTACAGCTGTGTTTGAGCAGGAAGCTGTTGATGGCCGCATCTCCCAGGTTGGCTGGACCAAACACCATGTCACCAGAGGAGCTGCTGctaaggtcacacacacacacacacacaatatacacacaagcccacacacatgcacattacaCACAGACCCAGTGTTGAGCAGAAGAGCCGGGTGGACAGTATACAGGCCCGCCCCCGATGGCGTGTGTTGGACCTGCAGCATGCGGATGCCTCACCTCATGTCTCCAGCTCTGATGACGGATGGGTCTGTGAGGTCCTCGCCCACACCTGCCaatcacacagggagagagagagacactgtgaAACTGATGAACATGAAACAAGAAAAGACAgacagcccccagccccaggcctagACCTCAGCCCCCAGGCCTAGACCTTAGCCCCCAGGCCTAGACCTCAGCCCCCAGGCCTAGACCTCAGCCCCCAGGCCCACCCAAACCCTCTGACAGACCCTGTATGTCCAGCACCAGCATCTCTCCTCCAGAGTACTGGTGGCTCCAGTGGGAGAAGGCCAGCAGCGTTTCCTCCAGGCTGCAGCAGGGGGCGATCTCCTGACCCGTGTTGTTGTTGTACTTCCGGAAGTCTCCCGACAAGCTCCTCTCGATGGTCAGCCACTGGCCGTCAGAGTGGCAGTGGACCAGAGACACGTCCAGGAAccttggagagagacacacatgcgcacaaacacagaacaccCGAGTCAAACAGATGACATTGACCGTTCACTTACACACTTATAAAGTATATAAGGTTATAAATAGAAAAAGTGACGTAGAAAaaagattcacacacacacacacacacacagtcagacctgGGAGAGTGCGGCATGTTGTCTGGTTTGACCTGGTTGAACACCTCCATTAGCTTCTGGGCTGCCCTTTGCTGTTGAATCTCCTGAAACATCCAGAGCTGTTAACCCTCTGCTGTTAACCgctgagagggtgagacagtTTACACAGTGGAAACACagcgtgtacacacactcacacacacacacacacagtgtagacTCAGGggtgttcaaccctggtcctcgagagcccctgtcctgcatgttttagatgtttccctgctccagcacacctgattcaaatgaatggtcattacccggcttccacagagcttgataacgacccatttatttgaatcaggtgcgctggagcagggaaacatctaaaacatgcaggacaggggctctcgaggaccaggattgaacacccccgagtgtagacgcacacacacagggtagacACACACCCCCGTGAGCATCCGTACCCTGAGACAGAGCTGAAAGTTGGGGTTGGCGCCAAAGTGTTTCTGCCAGGTTCGGACCACGTCCGGCCTGAAGGCCTTCACCACATACACCAGGCCGGGCCTCAGGACCCGCTCCTCCGCCCAGGTGCACAGCACGCGCCGGGCCCAGCGCAGGCCCCCCGCCAGGGAGTCGTCGCAGGACAGGGGCTGCAGCACGGCCGACAGTCCCCGGGACGACCAGAAGGGGACGCTCCCCGCCTCCGTCCTCGCCTCCTCCAGGGAGTATatgctcacctcctcccccgctgtcccgggagggagggagggagggagggagggagggagggagggagggagggagggagggagggagggagggagggagggagggagggagggagggagggagggggtgggagagggcaagagagacatggaggggaggtgggggagcagggaggtgaaACACAAGGGTTTGGACAATGGCATCTATCCAGCTTCATGACTTATCTCTATCCTGAAGAAATCCGAACCCTAGTGACCCCAACCCTAGCCTCGACCCCTCGacctaaccctaatcccagTTCTACTTCCCTCGTTTCAGAACTTGGATTGCCTCTCACGCTCATTAAGGTCAAAGGCTTGGATGGAAGACAGTGTTCCCGCGGAAACGCTCTCCCAGTCATTTACAGCCAAGTTATCTACACAATCTAACCCTTGGATCTTAGCATTGCAATACAAATCTTGTCATTAGGTGAATGTCGCACTTGGACCTGAGCCACGCGTATCCAAAAACAACTCATCTTTTAACCATGGCACAACCGggcggaagctagctagctagctatcttccTGAAGCGGTCACCTTTGACCTGGCTGCCACATCAAGACTGGCAGAAGGCTGACTCACCCAGGAAGGAGACCGGGGTGAAGGGGATGGTGTGAGCCAGTCTCATCAAATTGTTTCTCTCCATAGCTGTCACGCATGACACAGACAtgcccaggaacacacacacacacacaatcgaaaaacacacacacacgtcacacaccatGAGAGCAATCACGAACAGTGTGGATTCTGAGAGCCAAATGACATCATCGTGTCCTGTGAGGTGGAAGCGTGAGTGACTCCGGGTCTACGGTACCTGAGTAGTGTGGATCCAAGTCCTCGCTGGACTGGAAGGTCTTGGCTGAAAGAGACAAGGAGTGGAACCCGTATCAACAGACCCGTTTACCCCAGACACCACGGAATCTAGCAGAGGATGTCTCCACGAAGACCTTACCATCAGCGCCCATCCAACTCTGTAGTCTGAAAGAGAAGATAGAAGAtgaatccctccatccatccgccTCTTTATTCATCCAACCATCCATCCTTCCACCCCTCTATCAATCCCTCCATACATGTATTCCACTCCCTCTTTATCAATCcctacatccatccatccctctatctaTCCCTG of the Hypomesus transpacificus isolate Combined female unplaced genomic scaffold, fHypTra1 scaffold_31, whole genome shotgun sequence genome contains:
- the LOC124463834 gene encoding transient receptor potential cation channel subfamily M member 6-like; its protein translation is MEEEEEEEEEERGGEQVSSADISRVSSQAVLLPGLRDDRGGCGGGLVNPAFCTDADQSGTLRYIRHGQWGRTRTNCPRGAWRCRDRPYDHCRSLSASVENMALSGAPLSPLRGSFPALNGPMNSDSLPGRRSHKDDTPLGLSESREWSQSSDLCGAPGSRCRTLQKKTVKIQEDDDNAVDMQAHLSPTSLRRKRRRQGETPCWSASTSLSQLNFEPMDLLHKLSSPLQSSRSPSHSVWNSWAKTQSRRSSLQSWMGADAKTFQSSEDLDPHYSAMERNNLMRLAHTIPFTPVSFLAGEEVSIYSLEEARTEAGSVPFWSSRGLSAVLQPLSCDDSLAGGLRWARRVLCTWAEERVLRPGLVYVVKAFRPDVVRTWQKHFGANPNFQLCLREIQQQRAAQKLMEVFNQVKPDNMPHSPRFLDVSLVHCHSDGQWLTIERSLSGDFRKYNNNTGQEIAPCCSLEETLLAFSHWSHQYSGGEMLVLDIQGVGEDLTDPSVIRAGDMSSSSSGDMVFGPANLGDAAINSFLLKHSCNTCCHRLGLTDLRRRRSADDGWMTRRASEDEDEEEGTGEEELSMLPR